The following are encoded in a window of Pseudomonas sp. St316 genomic DNA:
- a CDS encoding CheW domain-containing protein has translation MSRPIKTTSRPQMALQSYLDGLLQEATEELPPEPSVIEALPEPVEAKGVLDEFQAAVLEEQARDAQQSVMAAAVEAPFIKPQVAVMDAPAPILAPVSTVAPLLQGLVTPVVEIHLPPSNPPPPVPGDDRPAWAAEPFECLLFDVAGLTLAVPLVCLGSIYSLAGQELTPLFGQPEWFLGILPSQAGNLKVLDTARWVMPDRYRDDFRQGLQYVISVQGYEWGLAVHQVSRSLRLDPNEIKWRSHRGQRPWLAGTVIEHMCALLDVSELAELIASGGAKHLGGSKKPVQKPK, from the coding sequence ATGAGCCGCCCGATAAAGACAACCTCGCGTCCGCAAATGGCCCTGCAATCCTATCTGGATGGGCTGTTGCAGGAAGCGACCGAAGAATTGCCACCAGAGCCAAGCGTGATCGAGGCGTTGCCCGAGCCTGTCGAAGCCAAGGGTGTGCTGGATGAATTTCAGGCGGCCGTGCTCGAGGAGCAGGCCCGTGATGCACAGCAATCAGTAATGGCTGCAGCGGTCGAGGCTCCGTTTATCAAGCCCCAGGTTGCGGTCATGGACGCGCCTGCGCCGATCCTGGCGCCGGTCTCGACCGTTGCCCCGTTGCTGCAGGGCCTGGTGACGCCGGTGGTGGAAATCCACCTGCCGCCGAGCAACCCGCCGCCACCGGTGCCGGGCGACGACCGTCCGGCTTGGGCTGCCGAGCCGTTCGAGTGTTTGTTGTTCGATGTGGCCGGGTTGACCCTGGCGGTGCCGCTGGTATGCCTGGGATCGATTTATTCCCTGGCCGGGCAGGAATTGACGCCGTTGTTTGGCCAGCCGGAATGGTTCCTCGGGATCCTGCCGAGCCAGGCCGGCAACCTGAAGGTACTGGATACGGCGCGCTGGGTCATGCCAGACCGTTATCGCGATGACTTTCGCCAAGGCTTGCAGTACGTGATTTCAGTGCAGGGTTACGAGTGGGGTTTGGCGGTGCATCAGGTCAGCCGTTCGCTGCGCCTGGACCCGAACGAGATCAAGTGGCGCAGCCATCGAGGGCAACGGCCATGGCTGGCCGGTACGGTGATCGAGCATATGTGCGCCTTGCTGGACGTTTCCGAGCTGGCGGAGCTGATCGCCAGCGGCGGGGCAAAACACCTGGGCGGCAGCAAGAAGCCGGTCCAGAAACCGAAATAA